The following proteins are co-located in the Cydia pomonella isolate Wapato2018A chromosome 19, ilCydPomo1, whole genome shotgun sequence genome:
- the LOC133528464 gene encoding acylcarnitine hydrolase-like, translating to MLRFIIICFLITTVLGKNEKKVVILDEGGVEGEKYWNGEFFEFYGVPYASVPKGRDRFQAPLPPEPWGGVMPAKVRSTRCFQTYLTGGDEEPIFDGEEQCLVVNLLVPTIATDDNLVPVVVYIHSGAFSGGNGNMAQFHYLARQDVLVISFNFRLGVLGFACLGNKQIPGNAGLKDTVAALRWINKNIAKFGGDPKKVTIAGFSVGAAMAELVALSDTTDGLIDKLILESGSALSPFAINRDPVNTARNMAIAVGYKDTGSLRDLTEFYLETPIKNLTATGHNFFLPNSTFGFSPCIENVHDGIESFLTEPPLDIMKEGKSKQLAVLTGFSNMEGLSRSIKFDEWSEKMNDKFDDFLPADLVLKSQASGIHSVSSSGKEKTSNRRRKTSGAEDGRSTQDWSSQRSPTEDRSSQRSPTEDWSSQRSPTEERSPKGSLRRQKPYGGLKQPAELPAELHRKSQASGIHSVSSSGKEKTSNRRRKTSGAEDGRSTQDWSSQRSPTEDRSSQRSPTEDWSSQRSPTEERSPKGSLRRQKPYGVFNDNKLKESFIKEIKDKYFKGEEVSHDTLQGYVDYFSDSMFKYSILKSAKLHAERTERPLFLYEFSYVGDLNAKHFFWDKITGASHRDQTAYILDFYGFTNKNSDLTTRDRMTMMWADFVKYENPTAYESQLIEIKWKTYTNDDRNYLKIDTELVIDKNLFEDGFNFWEKVYDKHYWNPKAPEIIIEEPKPLKRTEDEINDDTAIPNAYKSSEKTIDKTLLRKPVKYDPKVSDNEQESSTPNDDSVPNTEEPVLETKNSKTEL from the exons ATGTTgcgttttataataatttgttttttaattactaCTGTATTAGGGAAGAACGAAAAGAAAGTAGTGATTTTAGACGAAGGCGGTGTGGAGGGAGAAAAATATTGGAACGGCGAGTTTTTTGAGTTCTATGGAGTACCGTATGCAAGTGTACCGAAAGGGAGAGATCGATTccaa GCTCCTTTACCACCTGAACCATGGGGTGGAGTAATGCCCGCAAAAGTCAGGAGCACAAGATGCTTCCAAACATACCTTACTGGCGGAGATGAAGAACCTATCTTCGACGGTGAAGAGCAATGTCTAGTTGTGAATCTTTTAGTGCCTACAATTGCCACGGACGATAACCTGGTGCCAGTAGTAGTTTACATACACAGCGGAGCATTTTCGGGAGGAAATGGAAACATGGCGCAATTTCATTACCTAGCAAGGCAGGACGTTCTCGTCATCAGTTTCAACTTTAGATTAGGTGTATTAGGATTCGCTTGCCTTGGCAACAAACAAATACCTGGTAATGCTGGCTTAAAAGATACAGTAGCTGCATTGCGGTGGAtcaataaaaacattgccaaGTTTGGTGGAGATCCCAAAAAAGTGACTATTGCAGGATTTAGCGTTGGAGCGGCAATGGCAGAACTCGTTGCTCTGTCGGATACTACTGATGGTTTAATCGATAAACTTATTCTTGAAAGTGGATCAGCGCTATCTCCATTTGCTATCAACAGAGATCCAGTTAACACAGCGAGAAACATGGCAATTGCAGTTGGTTATAAAGATACAGGCAGTCTTAGAGATTTAACTGagttttatttagaaacacCGATCAAGAATTTAACTGCGACTGGTCATAATTTTTTCTTACCCAATAGCACATTTGGGTTTTCACCTTGTATTGAAAATGTTCACGATGGTATTGAATCATTCTTAACTGAACCTCCATTAGATATTATGAAAGAAGGTAAAAGTAAACAACTGGCCGTTTTGACTGGATTTTCTAATATGGAAGGACTAAGCAGATCTATTAAATTTGACGAGTGGAGCGAGAAAATGAACGACAAATTCGATGACTTTTTACCCGCTGACTTAGTATT GAAGAGCCAAGCTAGTGGAATTCATTCAGTCTCCAGCAGCGGGAAAGAGAAGACCTCCAATAGAAGAAGGAAAACCAGCGGAGCCGAAGACGGAAGATCTACACAGGACTGGAGCAGCCAGCGGAGCCCTACGGAGGACCGGAGCAGCCAACGGAGCCCTACGGAGGACTGGAGCAGCCAGCGGAGCCCTACGGAGGAGCGGAGCCCGAAAGGCAGTCTCCGAAGACAGAAGCCCTACGGAGGTCTGAAGCAGCCAGCAGAGCTCCCGGCTGAACTTCACAG GAAGAGCCAAGCTAGTGGAATTCATTCAGTCTCCAGCAGCGGGAAAGAGAAGACCTCCAATAGAAGAAGGAAAACCAGCGGAGCCGAAGACGGAAGATCTACACAGGACTGGAGCAGCCAGCGGAGCCCTACGGAGGACCGGAGCAGCCAACGGAGCCCTACGGAGGACTGGAGCAGCCAGCGGAGCCCTACGGAGGAGCGGAGCCCGAAAGGCAGTCTCCGAAGACAGAAGCCCTACGGAG TATTTAACGATAATAAGCTAAAAGAGAGTTTCATCAAggaaataaaagataaatattttaaaggagAAGAAGTATCCCATGATACATTACAAGGATATGTTGATTACTTTTCTGATTCGATGTTTAAGTATTCAATCTTAAAATCAGCTAAATTACACGCAGAAAGGACAGAGAGGCCGTTGTTTTTGTATGAATTTTCATACGTTGGCGATTTGAATGCCAAGCATTTTTTCTGGGATAAAATAACAGGAGCTAGTCACAGAGATCAGACGGCATACATTTTGGATTTCTACggttttacgaataaaaatagtGACCTTACCACGAGAGATCGAATGACTATGATGTGGGCTGATTTCGTTAAATATGA aaacccAACAGCATATGAAAGTCAATTGATTGAAATCAAATGGAAAACATACACAAATGATGATCGTAACTATTTAAAAATTGATACTGAACTGGTTATAGATAAAAACCTTTTTGAAGATGGATTCAATTTCTGGGAAAAGGTTTATGACAAACATTATTGGAATCCAAAAGCACCAGAAATCATTATCGAAGAACCCAAGCCTTTAAAGAGGACTGAAGATGAAATAAATGATGATACCGCTATACCGAATGCCTACAAAAGTTCTGAGAAAACGATAGACAAAACTCTTTTACGGAAACCTGTCAAATATGATCCGAAAGTTTCAGATAATGAACAAGAATCAAGTACACCAAACGACGATTCTGTACCAAACACTGAAGAACCTGTGTTAGAAACCAAGAACtctaaaacagaactttaa